A window of Procambarus clarkii isolate CNS0578487 chromosome 69, FALCON_Pclarkii_2.0, whole genome shotgun sequence contains these coding sequences:
- the LOC138355723 gene encoding uncharacterized protein, translating to MSINALQECRLYCIGCNGSTPPGHFDVTCTSCGQLYCANLHGSTSCPYCRWSVNQEPPTEARNVIEPPPKRRRIITNRVPIRDQENLILGGINIPAQSPLNSTQPSEWSTPVRSQPQLSQELEEDAPDGNLQASSDEEDNQPPVHDISDEVVNAPDSPEVLNLENVFPRVLEVIRQFEGSFSRHSFSIPGHLDADPSVYINRYREFFMEYIDNQFRQIQEEFPPSFHIYPDVSLILQKLNHADDQYEILDEVFSIRGETPTVTQEEVEVLVNSWVDEMSAKIDECLKNVQSSSVGIHSMSGFAINFSYIRHPMHLGSYVPYPAKLKGKESVFNPESEGDECCSALQRIKT from the exons atgtccatcaacgctcttcaagaatgcagactgtactgtataggatgcaacgggtccacaccgcctggacattttgacgtaacctgtaccagctgtggacaactctattgtgcaaatc ttcatggttctacttcctgcccgtactgtcgttggtccgttaaccaggaacctcccaccgaagccagaaacgtcattgaacctccacccaaacgccgtcgcatcataaCTAACC gagttcctattcgtgatcaagagaatctcatacttggtggaatcaacatcccagctc aatcgcccctgaattcaactcaaccctctgagtggagcacgcctgtacgcagtcaaccccagctttcccaggagctagaagaagatgcCCCAGACGGCAACCTGCAGGCATCCTCCGATgaagaagacaatcaaccccctgttcaTGACATATCAGATGAAGTCGTCAACGCTCCGgattccccagaggtacttaaCTTAGAAAACGTTTTTCCGCGAGTGTTGGAAGTCATACGCCAGTTCGAAGGATCATTTTCGAGACATTCTTTCTCCATTCCCGGTCATTTAGACGCTGACCCCAGCgtatatataaataggtatagggaattttttatggaatatatagacaatcagttcagacaaatacaggaagaattccctccctcatttcacatttaccctgacgtaagcctaattttgcaaaaacttaatcatgccgacgatcaatatgaaatattagacgaagtattttcaattagaggcgaaactccgactgttacacaggaagaggtggaagttctcgtaaattcatgggttgatgaaatgtctgctaaaattgacgaatgcctaaaaaatgtccaatcctcaagtgtaggaattcattctatgtcaggctttgccattaatttttcatatattcgccaccctatgcaccttggatcttacgtaccatatcctgcaaaattaaaaggtaaagaatcagtatttaatcctgaaagtgaaggagatgagtgttGCAGTGCATTGCAGCGTATAAAAACTTAG